A single Blastococcus colisei DNA region contains:
- a CDS encoding acyl-CoA dehydrogenase family protein, translating to MNFDLDDDQRDIAAGARDFYRGSASPAAARAGLEGGRLEPGRKALADIGFLGITVPDESGGAGRSVLDLAVVAEQGGAVLAAPSLVTAARAAVLLSGEPELAAQLADGSTAFAVLDGDPDESAPSVDAADATAFLALDGGDLVLGEGEVVPGRPLDATRGLASVRLSSRRVLAADAGELWARARRVAAVVMAAEDLGGADRCVQLGVAYAQEREAFGRKIGSYQAVKHMLVDAWVGVEQLRSLVWWAAWAADANPAELPLAAAAAKACAASVFEQAAGTLIQVHGGIGFTWEHDAHLFWRRAKVDRLLLGDEAEHLDAVARIAVAGALGG from the coding sequence ATGAACTTCGACCTCGACGACGACCAGCGGGACATCGCCGCGGGGGCCCGCGACTTCTACCGGGGATCGGCGTCGCCCGCCGCGGCGCGTGCGGGGCTGGAGGGCGGCCGGCTCGAGCCCGGGCGCAAGGCGCTGGCCGACATCGGTTTCCTCGGCATCACCGTGCCGGACGAGTCCGGCGGCGCGGGCCGGTCGGTGCTGGATCTCGCCGTCGTCGCGGAGCAGGGCGGTGCGGTCCTCGCCGCGCCGTCGCTGGTCACGGCGGCACGGGCCGCGGTCCTGCTGTCCGGCGAGCCGGAGCTGGCGGCGCAGCTGGCCGACGGGTCGACGGCGTTCGCCGTGCTCGACGGCGACCCGGACGAATCCGCCCCGTCCGTCGACGCCGCCGACGCGACCGCCTTCCTCGCCCTGGACGGCGGTGATCTCGTGCTGGGGGAGGGGGAGGTGGTGCCCGGCCGGCCGCTGGACGCCACTCGCGGGCTGGCGTCGGTGCGCCTGTCCTCGCGCCGGGTATTGGCGGCCGACGCGGGAGAGCTGTGGGCCCGCGCCCGCCGGGTGGCCGCGGTCGTGATGGCCGCCGAGGACCTCGGCGGCGCCGACCGCTGCGTGCAGCTCGGCGTCGCCTACGCCCAGGAACGCGAGGCGTTCGGCCGGAAGATCGGCTCGTACCAGGCCGTGAAGCACATGCTCGTCGACGCCTGGGTCGGCGTCGAGCAGCTGCGCTCGCTGGTCTGGTGGGCGGCCTGGGCGGCCGACGCGAACCCCGCCGAGCTCCCGCTGGCCGCCGCGGCCGCCAAGGCGTGCGCCGCCAGCGTGTTCGAGCAGGCCGCCGGGACGCTGATCCAGGTGCACGGCGGCATCGGCTTCACGTGGGAGCACGACGCGCACCTGTTCTGGCGGCGCGCGAAGGTGGACCGGCTGCTGCTGGGCGACGAGGCCGAGCACCTCGACGCCGTCGCCCGGATCGCCGTGGCCGGAGCCCTCGGCGGGTGA
- a CDS encoding acyl-CoA dehydrogenase family protein: protein MDFDDSPDEAEYRARVRDLLERHAADLLHLEAGQEGVDARTHEAEMRRTQRVLAEVGLVGVTWPREYGGQGGTLVQQAIVSQELARARVPALINHIGIGMCGPTVIAHGSQDQRDRYLARLLRADDVWCQLFSEPASGSDLAALRTTAVRDGDDWVVNGQKVWTTLAHVADHGILLTRTDPERPKHAGLTMFVVDLHAPGVTVRPLRQMGGQSDFNEVFFDDVRIPDSERLGEPGEGWRVALTTLMNERVAIGGAGGTIGLPVEAFVQHARERLPALDPERQVLARQAVGRAVVAALGARYTGYRRLTVLSQGGIPGPEASAGKLAGTEAARLVADAGVRLLGDDAVYAATGDGDDRWQRTQSWIPGIAIAGGTDQVLRNIIGERVLGLPPEPRSDKTAPFSGGRR from the coding sequence ATGGACTTCGACGACAGCCCCGACGAGGCCGAGTACCGCGCGCGGGTCCGGGACCTGCTCGAGCGGCACGCGGCGGACCTGCTGCACCTGGAGGCCGGTCAAGAGGGCGTCGACGCCCGCACCCACGAGGCGGAGATGCGGCGGACCCAGCGGGTGCTGGCCGAGGTGGGACTGGTCGGCGTCACCTGGCCGCGGGAGTACGGCGGCCAGGGCGGGACGCTCGTGCAGCAGGCGATCGTCTCGCAGGAGCTGGCCCGGGCGCGGGTGCCGGCGCTGATCAACCACATCGGCATCGGGATGTGCGGCCCGACGGTCATCGCGCACGGCAGCCAGGACCAGCGCGACCGCTATCTCGCCCGGCTGCTGCGCGCGGACGACGTCTGGTGCCAGCTGTTCAGCGAACCGGCGTCGGGGTCGGACCTGGCGGCGCTGCGCACGACGGCGGTGCGCGACGGCGACGACTGGGTGGTGAACGGCCAGAAGGTCTGGACGACGCTCGCCCACGTCGCCGACCACGGGATCCTGCTGACCCGCACCGACCCGGAGCGCCCGAAGCACGCCGGCCTGACGATGTTCGTCGTCGATCTGCACGCACCGGGCGTCACCGTCCGGCCGCTGCGCCAGATGGGCGGGCAGTCGGACTTCAACGAGGTGTTCTTCGACGACGTCCGCATCCCCGACAGCGAGCGGCTCGGCGAGCCCGGCGAGGGCTGGCGGGTCGCCCTGACCACGCTCATGAACGAGCGGGTCGCCATCGGCGGCGCGGGGGGCACCATCGGCCTGCCGGTCGAGGCGTTCGTGCAGCACGCCCGCGAGCGGCTGCCCGCCCTCGATCCCGAGCGCCAGGTGCTCGCCCGGCAGGCGGTCGGCCGGGCGGTGGTCGCCGCGCTCGGTGCCCGCTACACCGGTTACCGGCGGCTGACCGTGCTCAGCCAGGGCGGGATCCCCGGACCCGAGGCCAGCGCCGGCAAGCTCGCCGGCACGGAGGCCGCCCGGCTGGTCGCCGACGCCGGCGTCCGGCTGCTGGGGGACGACGCCGTCTACGCGGCCACGGGTGACGGCGACGACCGCTGGCAGCGCACCCAGTCCTGGATCCCGGGCATCGCCATCGCCGGCGGCACCGACCAGGTGCTGCGCAACATCATCGGCGAGCGGGTGCTCGGCCTGCCGCCGGAGCCGCGCAGCGACAAGACGGCCCCCTTCTCGGGAGGACGGCGATGA
- a CDS encoding GAF domain-containing sensor histidine kinase, whose translation MTTEVTAAPPLPAPGKTGAQSTGDAGLLPRVCAWAVVPLYVAGVVAYVLLDRALAGPALDPGEGLPIFVGFTLFAAMGALLLARRPHNAVGWVLAAAPVVLVLGAVGDMYAAWVMTTEGRPDAVAVVGAWLQSWYWFVVLGLVFVALVLLFPDGRLPSRRWWPVAALAVVSVTTSCLLGMLRETFTGQEVDYRIDNPIGIDGLAAVEELPVFGLLSGLLAIALIGAVASVVVRFRRSRGDERQQIKWFLFAVAPAVLSPLDGVLPWLGNVVFFWLLIAVPVAVAAAVLKYRLDGIDVVINRTLVYAALTVLVVGVYVLVVGYLGALLRREDDLVVSVIATGLVAVLFAPARDRLQRAVDRLLYGRRDEPYTALAELGERLERTLAPDAVLPTIVSAVREALRLPYTAIRLDDGAPPVAAGEPVPETVALPLLHHGATVGSLVLGLRSGETTFTPADRRLLADLARQAGVAVSAVRLTADLQRSRERLVAAREEERRRLRRDLHDGLGAQLAGLTVQTGVLRGLITTDPASAEVLAGELRGELKNAIADIRRLVHGLRPPALDELGLVGALQRLADTVGAEKGGPRITVDVPARLPALPAAIEVAAYRVAQEALTNVVRHARASACTARLTTEPELLVVEVADDGRGLPEELIPGVGLASMRERAAEMGGTCVVEDIPEGGTRVLVHLPLPGGARP comes from the coding sequence GTGACGACCGAGGTGACAGCGGCGCCTCCCCTGCCCGCTCCGGGGAAGACAGGGGCGCAGTCGACCGGCGACGCCGGCCTGCTGCCTCGGGTGTGCGCGTGGGCGGTGGTGCCGCTCTACGTCGCCGGCGTCGTCGCCTACGTCCTGCTCGACCGGGCGCTCGCGGGTCCCGCCCTCGACCCTGGCGAGGGCCTGCCCATCTTCGTCGGTTTCACCCTCTTCGCTGCCATGGGCGCGCTGCTGCTGGCCAGGAGGCCGCACAACGCCGTCGGCTGGGTGCTGGCCGCCGCCCCGGTCGTACTGGTTCTCGGTGCGGTCGGCGACATGTACGCCGCCTGGGTGATGACCACGGAGGGACGGCCGGACGCAGTCGCCGTCGTCGGGGCCTGGCTGCAGAGCTGGTACTGGTTCGTGGTCCTCGGCCTGGTGTTCGTGGCGCTGGTGCTGCTGTTCCCCGACGGCCGGCTGCCGTCGCGTCGGTGGTGGCCGGTAGCGGCGCTCGCCGTCGTGTCCGTCACGACGTCGTGCCTGCTCGGGATGCTGCGCGAGACATTCACCGGGCAGGAGGTCGACTACCGCATCGACAACCCGATCGGCATCGACGGGCTGGCGGCGGTCGAGGAGCTGCCTGTCTTCGGCCTGCTGAGCGGCCTGCTCGCCATCGCCCTGATCGGCGCGGTCGCCTCGGTCGTCGTCCGCTTCCGCAGGTCGCGCGGCGACGAGCGGCAGCAGATCAAGTGGTTCCTGTTCGCCGTGGCACCGGCCGTGCTCTCACCCCTGGACGGCGTGCTGCCATGGCTCGGCAACGTCGTCTTCTTCTGGCTGCTGATCGCCGTGCCGGTCGCCGTCGCCGCCGCCGTCCTGAAGTACCGGCTGGACGGCATCGACGTCGTCATCAACCGCACGCTCGTGTACGCCGCGCTGACCGTGCTCGTGGTCGGCGTCTACGTGCTCGTCGTCGGCTACCTCGGTGCGCTGCTGCGCCGCGAGGACGACCTGGTGGTCTCCGTCATCGCCACCGGGCTGGTCGCGGTGCTGTTCGCTCCCGCGCGGGACCGGCTGCAGCGAGCCGTCGACCGGCTGCTCTACGGACGACGGGACGAGCCCTACACCGCCCTCGCGGAGCTCGGCGAGCGGCTGGAGAGGACGCTCGCCCCGGACGCGGTGCTGCCGACGATCGTGTCGGCGGTGCGGGAGGCGTTGCGGCTGCCCTACACCGCGATCCGCCTGGACGACGGAGCCCCGCCGGTCGCCGCCGGCGAGCCGGTTCCCGAGACGGTCGCCCTGCCGCTGCTGCATCACGGCGCGACCGTGGGCTCGCTCGTCCTCGGCCTGCGCTCCGGCGAGACGACCTTCACCCCGGCCGACCGGCGGCTGCTCGCCGACCTCGCGCGGCAGGCCGGCGTGGCCGTCTCCGCCGTCCGGCTCACGGCCGACCTGCAGCGCTCCCGTGAGCGGCTGGTGGCCGCGCGGGAGGAGGAGCGGCGGCGGCTGCGCCGCGACCTCCACGACGGGCTCGGCGCCCAGCTGGCCGGGCTCACCGTCCAGACGGGCGTGCTGCGCGGCCTGATCACCACCGATCCCGCGTCCGCCGAGGTCCTGGCCGGTGAACTGCGCGGCGAGCTGAAGAACGCGATCGCCGACATCCGCCGGCTCGTCCACGGACTGCGCCCTCCGGCGCTCGACGAGCTGGGGCTGGTCGGCGCACTCCAGCGCCTGGCCGACACCGTGGGCGCCGAGAAGGGCGGGCCGCGGATCACGGTGGACGTGCCGGCCCGGCTGCCCGCACTGCCGGCCGCCATCGAGGTGGCTGCCTACCGCGTGGCCCAGGAGGCGCTGACCAACGTCGTCCGGCACGCACGGGCATCGGCCTGCACCGCGCGGCTGACCACGGAGCCGGAGCTGCTCGTGGTCGAGGTCGCCGACGACGGCCGGGGTCTGCCGGAAGAGCTGATCCCGGGGGTGGGACTGGCGTCCATGCGGGAGCGCGCGGCGGAGATGGGCGGAACGTGCGTGGTGGAGGACATACCGGAGGGCGGCACGCGCGTGCTCGTCCACCTGCCGCTGCCGGGAGGTGCGCGACCGTGA
- a CDS encoding TetR/AcrR family transcriptional regulator produces the protein MTAEPVPQDAVPGPRSRSERTADSRLLILDAAVACLVEEGYAGASTLAVQARAGVSRGRLLHHFPSRAELLVAAAEHLATTQLEEVRRRAASLMDDGPTGRERVDRAIDLMWTTFQEPPFWAAMELWTAARTDPALRAALRGEERRLRAAIAAVAHGIWGAEIAGAPLYTDLTELLFTSMRGVALVYAFEDRPAATDPHLALWKRLAVRMLALDAPEGRLWP, from the coding sequence ATGACCGCCGAGCCCGTGCCCCAGGACGCCGTCCCGGGTCCCCGCTCACGCTCGGAGCGGACCGCCGACAGCCGGCTGCTGATCCTCGACGCCGCCGTCGCCTGCCTGGTCGAGGAGGGCTACGCCGGCGCCTCGACCCTGGCCGTCCAGGCCCGCGCCGGGGTGTCCCGCGGCCGACTGCTGCACCACTTCCCGTCCCGGGCCGAGCTGCTGGTCGCCGCGGCCGAGCACCTGGCGACGACGCAGCTGGAGGAGGTCCGGCGCCGGGCCGCGTCCCTCATGGACGACGGGCCCACCGGACGGGAACGGGTCGACCGGGCCATCGACCTGATGTGGACGACCTTCCAGGAGCCCCCGTTCTGGGCGGCCATGGAGCTGTGGACGGCGGCCCGCACCGACCCGGCCCTGCGGGCGGCACTCCGGGGCGAGGAACGGCGACTGCGCGCGGCGATCGCGGCGGTGGCCCACGGGATCTGGGGTGCCGAGATCGCCGGCGCCCCGCTCTACACCGACCTCACCGAACTGCTGTTCACCAGCATGCGAGGCGTCGCACTGGTCTACGCGTTCGAGGACCGGCCCGCCGCCACGGACCCGCATCTGGCGCTGTGGAAGCGGCTCGCCGTCCGGATGCTGGCCCTCGACGCGCCTGAGGGGCGTTTATGGCCATAA
- a CDS encoding (2Fe-2S)-binding protein: protein MDTQITLRVDGAAQPLTVDTRTTLLDALRERLRNTSPKKGCDHGQCGACTVLLDGRRVNSCLVLAVTVGDAEVTTSDGLAEGGRPHALHRSFVEHDAFQCGYCTPGQVCSAAGVLAEARAGWPSAVTADLAAGDVELSDAEIRERMSGNLCRCAAYANIVPAVAAVAESSGVRR, encoded by the coding sequence GTGGACACCCAGATCACGCTGCGGGTGGACGGGGCGGCGCAGCCGCTGACCGTCGACACCCGGACGACGCTCCTGGACGCGCTCCGGGAGCGGCTGCGCAACACCAGCCCGAAGAAGGGCTGCGACCACGGCCAGTGCGGTGCCTGCACGGTGCTGCTCGACGGCCGCCGGGTCAACAGCTGCCTGGTCCTGGCCGTCACCGTCGGGGACGCCGAGGTGACGACGTCGGACGGGCTGGCCGAGGGCGGCCGGCCGCACGCCCTGCACCGGTCCTTCGTCGAGCACGACGCCTTCCAGTGCGGCTACTGCACGCCGGGGCAGGTCTGCTCGGCCGCCGGTGTCCTCGCCGAGGCGCGTGCGGGGTGGCCGAGCGCGGTCACCGCGGACCTGGCGGCCGGCGACGTCGAGCTCAGCGATGCCGAGATCCGCGAGCGCATGAGCGGCAACCTCTGCCGCTGCGCCGCCTACGCCAACATCGTCCCGGCCGTGGCCGCCGTCGCCGAGTCGTCGGGGGTGCGGCGGTGA
- a CDS encoding response regulator — protein sequence MTPLRVLVVEDHPLFRKGVVALLEATADFSVAGVAVSGEDAVSRARELRPDVVLMDLQLPGISGIEATREIVAAETGVRVLVLSLFEDEESVFLALCAGARGYVLKDADEDELLGAIRAVARGEAIFSQAVAGRVLAFFAQSRPAPKAFPELTDREREILGLIAHGHPNPSIARKLSLSPKTVANYVSAIFAKLQVADRAEAMTRAREAGLGS from the coding sequence GTGACGCCGCTGCGGGTGCTCGTCGTCGAGGACCACCCCCTCTTCCGCAAGGGCGTCGTCGCGCTGCTGGAGGCGACCGCCGACTTCTCGGTCGCCGGGGTGGCGGTCTCCGGCGAGGACGCCGTCTCGCGGGCTCGGGAGCTGCGACCGGACGTCGTCCTCATGGATCTGCAGCTGCCCGGGATCAGCGGCATCGAGGCGACGCGCGAGATCGTGGCGGCCGAGACAGGCGTGCGCGTCCTGGTGCTCAGCCTGTTCGAGGACGAGGAGTCGGTGTTCCTCGCGCTGTGCGCCGGCGCCCGCGGCTACGTGCTCAAGGACGCCGACGAGGACGAGCTGCTCGGTGCGATCCGAGCGGTGGCACGGGGGGAGGCGATCTTCAGCCAGGCGGTCGCCGGGCGGGTGCTGGCGTTCTTCGCCCAGTCCCGCCCGGCGCCGAAGGCCTTCCCGGAGCTCACCGACCGCGAGCGGGAGATCCTCGGGCTGATCGCGCACGGCCACCCGAACCCATCCATCGCCCGGAAGCTGTCGTTGAGCCCGAAGACCGTGGCCAACTACGTGTCGGCGATCTTCGCGAAGCTGCAGGTCGCCGACCGCGCCGAGGCGATGACCCGCGCCCGCGAAGCCGGTCTCGGCAGCTGA
- a CDS encoding FAD binding domain-containing protein — translation MREFRYERAPDVAGAVALLAGAPEGAFLGGGTNLVDLMKLGVATPDVLVDVRELVSREITELPDGGLRIGAGVPNADLAADRRVRERFPVLAQALLAGASGQLRNRATTGGNLLQRTRCGYFTDVTKPCNKRSPGSGCGALEGVHRNHAILGQTIAGSAGPATCVATHPSDMAVAMVALDAVVRVLGPDGERSLPLAGLHRLPGDDPSRDTTLRHGELITAIDLPALGMPSRYRKVRDRASFAFALVSIAAALRVEDGVVRDVRLALGGVAHRPWRATAAEYVLRGLPATEASFAAAAESELEEATPLRDNGFKVPMARNLVVRTLLDLSEALR, via the coding sequence GTGAGGGAGTTCCGCTACGAGCGCGCTCCCGACGTCGCCGGTGCCGTGGCGCTCCTGGCCGGCGCGCCCGAGGGCGCTTTCCTGGGCGGCGGCACCAACCTGGTCGACCTGATGAAACTGGGCGTCGCCACCCCCGACGTGCTGGTCGACGTCCGCGAGCTGGTGTCCCGCGAGATCACCGAGCTCCCCGACGGCGGCCTGCGGATCGGCGCCGGCGTCCCGAACGCCGACCTCGCCGCGGACCGGCGGGTCCGGGAGCGCTTCCCCGTGCTGGCCCAGGCGCTGCTCGCCGGCGCCTCCGGGCAGCTGCGCAACCGGGCCACCACCGGCGGCAACCTCCTCCAGCGCACCCGGTGCGGCTACTTCACCGACGTCACCAAGCCGTGCAACAAGCGGTCACCCGGCAGCGGGTGCGGCGCGTTGGAGGGCGTGCACCGCAACCACGCGATCCTCGGCCAGACGATCGCCGGCTCCGCCGGTCCCGCGACCTGCGTCGCCACCCATCCGTCCGACATGGCGGTGGCCATGGTGGCGCTGGACGCCGTCGTCCGGGTGCTCGGGCCCGACGGCGAGCGCAGCCTCCCGCTCGCCGGCCTGCACCGGCTGCCGGGCGACGACCCCTCGCGGGACACCACGCTGCGGCACGGAGAGCTGATCACCGCGATCGACCTGCCGGCCCTGGGCATGCCCTCGCGCTACCGCAAGGTGCGCGACCGGGCGTCCTTCGCCTTCGCGCTGGTGAGCATCGCCGCGGCGCTCCGGGTCGAGGACGGCGTCGTCCGCGACGTGCGGCTCGCCCTCGGAGGAGTGGCGCACAGGCCATGGCGGGCCACCGCCGCCGAATACGTGCTGCGCGGCCTGCCGGCCACCGAGGCCTCCTTCGCCGCAGCCGCGGAGTCGGAGCTCGAGGAGGCCACCCCGCTGCGGGACAACGGCTTCAAGGTGCCGATGGCCCGCAACCTCGTCGTCCGCACCCTGCTGGACCTGTCGGAGGCGCTCCGATGA
- a CDS encoding MarR family winged helix-turn-helix transcriptional regulator, translating into MTAHVSSAPTDGPDVPPPGDPRWLDADEQRAWRAWLYSAQLLLDRLDRELTHETGVSHAYYEILVALSETEGRMLRMSQLADRCLSSRSRLSHAVSRLEERGWVRRQVCPDDGRGQLAVLTDDGFAALEAAAPVHVEGVRIHLFDQLSRQQVENMRDVGETLLRHLDAKTP; encoded by the coding sequence ATGACCGCGCACGTGTCGTCCGCACCCACCGACGGCCCCGACGTCCCGCCGCCGGGTGATCCCCGGTGGCTCGACGCCGACGAGCAGCGGGCCTGGCGGGCCTGGCTCTACAGCGCCCAGCTGCTGCTGGACCGGCTGGACCGGGAGCTCACGCACGAGACGGGGGTCTCCCATGCGTACTACGAGATCCTCGTGGCGCTGTCGGAGACCGAAGGCCGGATGCTGCGGATGAGCCAGCTCGCCGACCGCTGCCTCTCCTCCCGCAGCCGGCTGTCCCACGCGGTCTCCCGCCTGGAGGAACGCGGTTGGGTGCGCCGGCAGGTGTGCCCCGACGACGGGCGCGGTCAGCTCGCCGTCCTCACCGACGACGGCTTCGCCGCGCTCGAGGCGGCCGCGCCCGTGCACGTCGAGGGCGTCCGCATCCACCTGTTCGACCAGCTGAGCCGGCAGCAGGTCGAGAACATGCGCGACGTCGGCGAGACCCTGCTGCGCCACCTCGATGCCAAGACACCGTGA
- a CDS encoding xanthine dehydrogenase family protein molybdopterin-binding subunit has protein sequence MTTVDRLVGAGIDRIDGPAKVRGTAPYAYEHDPGEPIAHLAVVQSTVNRGRISRMDPTAAEGMTGVLAVLTPANAPRLGEGLASDLPVLQSLDVHYQGQVVAAVVAETSEIATAAVGAVVVEYAAEPPDVALSTDRPDLYAPPKLMAGFATDSVIGDVDGALAAAAVSIDATYETPTQHNNPIEMHTSMARWDGDSLTLWDANQGPHNIVNDLATGFGIEAGQVRVISPYVGGAFGSKAFTHPNQMLAAMAARVVGRTVVFELSRQQMFSLVGHRTPTIQRLRLGADPEGRLSAISHEVVEHTSRISEFAEQTATPTRVLYAAPHRRTTHRLARLDVPPPTIMRAPGETPGMFALESAMDELAVALGLDPVELRLRNEPERDPERDVPWSTRNLVECLRTGVERFGWAGRDLRPGIRTDGRWLVGTGVASATYPTRRRKAQCRISVDGAGRYTVEIDGSDIGTGAWTALSQIAADALRTDLGSVELRIGDSRLPFAGGAGGSTGLASWGTAIVFTARDLRTRLDEEYGGQLPADGVTVEGELAGESPAAKTHSLHAYGAHFVEVRVDRDTGEVRVPRATSVFDAGVIVNAKTARSQLLGGFCMGVSMALHEESVTDERYGHYVNHDLAEYHVATNADIGEIDISWLDVDDQLANPIGLKGIGEIGITGAAAAVANGYWHATGLRIRDLPITPDKYFR, from the coding sequence ATGACCACGGTGGACCGTCTCGTCGGTGCCGGCATCGACCGGATCGACGGGCCGGCGAAGGTGCGCGGCACCGCGCCCTACGCCTACGAGCACGACCCGGGGGAGCCCATCGCGCACCTCGCGGTCGTGCAGAGCACCGTCAACCGGGGCCGGATCAGCCGGATGGACCCCACCGCCGCCGAGGGCATGACCGGTGTTCTCGCCGTCCTCACGCCGGCGAACGCGCCGCGGCTGGGGGAGGGGCTGGCGTCGGATCTGCCGGTGCTGCAGTCGCTCGACGTGCACTACCAGGGGCAGGTGGTCGCCGCCGTCGTCGCCGAGACGTCGGAGATCGCCACGGCGGCGGTCGGGGCGGTCGTCGTCGAGTACGCCGCGGAGCCGCCCGACGTCGCGCTGAGCACCGACCGCCCCGACCTCTACGCGCCGCCGAAGCTCATGGCCGGGTTCGCCACCGACTCGGTGATCGGCGACGTCGACGGTGCGCTGGCGGCCGCCGCGGTCAGCATCGACGCGACCTACGAGACGCCGACCCAGCACAACAACCCGATCGAGATGCACACCTCGATGGCCCGCTGGGACGGCGACTCGCTGACGCTCTGGGACGCCAACCAGGGCCCGCACAACATCGTCAACGACCTGGCCACCGGGTTCGGCATCGAGGCCGGGCAGGTGCGGGTGATCTCGCCCTACGTCGGTGGGGCGTTCGGCTCGAAGGCCTTCACCCATCCCAACCAGATGCTCGCCGCGATGGCGGCCCGGGTGGTGGGCCGGACGGTGGTCTTCGAGCTGAGCCGGCAGCAGATGTTCTCGTTGGTGGGGCACCGGACGCCGACGATCCAGCGGCTGCGGCTGGGAGCCGATCCCGAGGGCCGGCTGTCCGCGATCAGCCACGAGGTCGTGGAGCACACCTCGCGGATCAGCGAGTTCGCCGAGCAGACCGCCACCCCGACCCGCGTCCTGTACGCCGCACCCCACCGGCGGACGACGCACCGCCTGGCCCGGCTCGACGTCCCGCCGCCGACGATCATGCGTGCGCCGGGGGAGACCCCGGGCATGTTCGCGCTCGAGTCGGCGATGGACGAGCTGGCCGTCGCCCTGGGGCTGGACCCGGTCGAGCTGCGCCTCCGCAACGAGCCGGAGCGCGACCCGGAGCGGGACGTGCCCTGGTCCACCCGCAACCTCGTGGAGTGCCTGCGCACCGGGGTGGAGCGCTTCGGCTGGGCCGGCCGCGACCTGCGGCCCGGGATCCGCACCGACGGCCGCTGGCTCGTCGGCACCGGCGTCGCGTCGGCCACCTACCCGACCCGGCGGCGGAAGGCGCAGTGCCGGATCTCGGTCGACGGAGCGGGGCGGTACACCGTCGAGATCGACGGCTCCGACATCGGCACCGGCGCGTGGACGGCCCTGTCGCAGATCGCCGCCGACGCCCTGCGCACCGACCTCGGCTCGGTCGAGCTGCGGATCGGGGACAGCCGGCTGCCGTTCGCCGGCGGGGCGGGTGGATCGACCGGCCTGGCCTCCTGGGGGACGGCGATCGTGTTCACCGCCCGCGACCTGCGGACCCGGCTGGACGAGGAGTACGGCGGGCAGCTGCCGGCCGACGGCGTCACGGTCGAGGGGGAGCTGGCGGGCGAGTCACCCGCGGCGAAGACGCACTCGCTGCACGCCTACGGGGCGCACTTCGTGGAGGTGCGGGTGGACCGGGACACCGGCGAGGTGCGGGTTCCCCGGGCGACCAGCGTGTTCGACGCCGGGGTGATCGTGAACGCCAAGACCGCGCGCTCCCAGCTGCTCGGCGGCTTCTGCATGGGCGTCTCGATGGCCCTGCACGAGGAGTCGGTCACCGACGAGCGGTACGGCCACTACGTCAACCACGACCTGGCTGAGTACCACGTGGCCACCAACGCCGACATCGGCGAGATCGACATCTCCTGGCTGGACGTCGACGACCAGCTGGCCAACCCGATCGGGCTCAAGGGCATCGGCGAGATCGGCATCACCGGCGCCGCGGCCGCCGTCGCCAACGGCTACTGGCACGCGACCGGCCTGCGCATCCGCGACCTGCCGATCACGCCCGACAAGTACTTCCGGTGA